Proteins encoded together in one Nitrospira sp. window:
- a CDS encoding type II toxin-antitoxin system VapC family toxin, which yields MNLLLDTHVYLWFVVQSPRLPKGIYHQIETTPVVYVSAASLWEMVIKIQLKKLVADPDELAAKITASGFQELPVSVPHTLALERLPFHHRDPFDRILVAQAHVEHLRLLTYDAGLKPYGPVCQVIAEAN from the coding sequence ATGAATCTCCTGTTAGATACCCATGTCTACTTGTGGTTTGTGGTGCAGTCCCCACGACTTCCGAAAGGCATCTATCACCAGATCGAAACCACGCCGGTCGTCTATGTCAGTGCCGCCTCACTCTGGGAGATGGTCATTAAGATTCAATTGAAGAAGCTTGTTGCCGATCCAGACGAACTCGCCGCCAAAATCACGGCGAGTGGTTTTCAAGAATTGCCGGTGTCAGTGCCGCACACGCTGGCTCTTGAGCGGTTGCCATTTCACCACCGTGACCCCTTCGACCGCATATTAGTGGCACAAGCCCACGTCGAACACCTACGCCTGCTCACGTATGATGCGGGGTTAAAGCCCTATGGCCCGGTGTGTCAGGTGATCGCAGAGGCCAACTGA
- a CDS encoding DUF167 domain-containing protein produces MWTSSLARDSERGVLLTVHVQPNASRTECVGIHGDAIKIRVAARPIQGAANEELIRFIADRCSLVRTQIQIHGGAETRRKRLCVQGVTAEVLMARLLPQDSKGTVRK; encoded by the coding sequence ATGTGGACGTCCAGCCTGGCACGAGACAGTGAGCGCGGTGTGCTCCTGACCGTGCATGTTCAACCCAACGCGTCACGAACAGAATGTGTCGGAATACACGGAGATGCGATCAAGATCCGTGTCGCGGCTCGCCCGATTCAGGGTGCTGCCAATGAAGAGCTGATCCGCTTCATCGCCGACCGGTGTTCCCTTGTTCGAACGCAAATTCAGATTCACGGCGGAGCGGAGACTCGACGGAAGCGATTGTGCGTCCAGGGAGTCACAGCAGAGGTGTTGATGGCTCGCTTGCTGCCACAGGACTCGAAAGGAACGGTGAGGAAATGA
- a CDS encoding KamA family radical SAM protein, whose amino-acid sequence MEDWQQVLAKSIVKPKDLAKRFGLDEQEVEAIVGPYPMRITPTVLETIRSKDDAIWKQVVPDTAELDDIAADDDPLEEDLMSPVPHLVHRYPDRVLLMVTNQCPIYCRFCTRKRLVGKPGFLKKGELDRAIQYLREHHEVRDVILSGGDPLLLPDHLLERILKALRTIPHLELIRIGSRVPGSLPQRITQKLCDLVKQYHPIYMNLHFNHPDELTPEVKAACGRLADAGVPLGAQTVLLKGVNDDPEIMKRLVHQLLLARVKPYYLYQADLTKGTNHFRTTVETGLKIIKALQGHTSGMAVPHFVIDAPGGGGKIPLLPDNYLVHLDEDGAVLRNYENKTFHYPQPKTDGRRELPMVGVGSAVGETEEAYAACGDSYPDRDGYAMWGNSCGGDADEL is encoded by the coding sequence ATGGAAGACTGGCAGCAAGTCCTCGCTAAAAGTATCGTGAAGCCCAAAGACCTCGCCAAGCGGTTCGGCCTCGATGAACAAGAAGTCGAAGCCATTGTCGGTCCCTACCCCATGCGCATTACCCCGACCGTCCTTGAGACGATCCGGTCAAAGGATGATGCGATCTGGAAACAGGTGGTCCCCGATACGGCAGAATTGGATGACATTGCGGCGGACGACGATCCGCTCGAAGAAGACCTCATGAGCCCCGTGCCTCACCTCGTGCATCGTTACCCGGACCGGGTGCTGCTCATGGTCACCAACCAATGTCCGATCTACTGCCGGTTCTGCACCAGAAAGCGACTGGTCGGGAAACCGGGATTTCTGAAGAAAGGTGAGCTGGACCGAGCCATCCAGTATCTGCGTGAGCACCATGAGGTGCGCGATGTCATCCTGTCCGGAGGAGACCCGCTGTTGCTACCCGACCATCTCCTCGAACGGATACTCAAAGCGCTTCGAACGATTCCGCATCTGGAACTTATCCGTATCGGGTCACGCGTCCCTGGAAGTTTGCCTCAGCGGATCACACAGAAGCTCTGTGACCTGGTAAAACAGTACCACCCCATCTACATGAACCTGCATTTCAATCACCCCGATGAGCTGACCCCGGAGGTGAAGGCTGCGTGCGGTCGTCTGGCGGATGCCGGCGTTCCACTCGGGGCCCAAACCGTTCTGCTCAAAGGAGTGAACGACGATCCGGAAATCATGAAACGGCTCGTCCATCAACTCCTCCTTGCGCGAGTGAAGCCCTATTACCTCTATCAAGCTGACTTGACCAAAGGAACAAATCATTTCAGGACAACCGTTGAAACGGGCCTGAAGATCATCAAAGCGCTCCAGGGCCATACCAGCGGCATGGCCGTCCCTCATTTTGTGATCGATGCGCCGGGTGGAGGCGGCAAGATCCCGCTGCTGCCCGACAATTACCTGGTCCATCTGGATGAGGACGGGGCCGTTCTCCGCAACTACGAGAACAAAACCTTCCATTACCCCCAACCAAAGACAGACGGTCGACGAGAACTTCCGATGGTCGGTGTGGGCTCCGCTGTCGGCGAGACAGAAGAAGCTTATGCGGCTTGCGGGGACAGCTACCCGGATCGCGACGGCTACGCCATGTGGGGAAACAGCTGCGGCGGAGATGCGGACGAACTGTGA
- a CDS encoding PIN domain-containing protein produces MIALTESIALLAADLSLQHGLAMADAIVYATGRDQEAEVVTGDADLKGLPGVMYIV; encoded by the coding sequence GTGATTGCATTGACGGAGTCGATTGCCTTGCTCGCTGCCGATCTGAGTCTCCAGCACGGGCTTGCGATGGCTGATGCGATTGTCTATGCCACCGGGCGAGATCAGGAAGCGGAGGTGGTGACCGGTGACGCAGATCTCAAGGGGCTGCCAGGAGTCATGTACATTGTGTAG
- a CDS encoding AbrB/MazE/SpoVT family DNA-binding domain-containing protein: MATTTISSKFQVVIPKAVRDKLHLVPRQRLLVVEKGGVITLVPEVPLKSLKGALRGMTTTHVREKQDRE, translated from the coding sequence ATGGCGACAACCACGATTTCATCTAAGTTTCAGGTTGTGATACCGAAAGCGGTGCGAGACAAGCTTCATCTGGTGCCAAGACAACGCTTGCTGGTTGTTGAAAAGGGAGGCGTCATTACGCTTGTTCCGGAAGTGCCTCTCAAATCGCTGAAAGGTGCGCTCAGAGGAATGACGACGACTCATGTGAGAGAGAAGCAGGATCGTGAATGA
- a CDS encoding PIN domain-containing protein, translating to MKILLDSSGWIEFFRDGPRANRYAAYLTSRYRLITPTIVLYEVYKKIKRERGEERPCSLPDVSTRLM from the coding sequence ATGAAAATCCTTCTGGATTCCAGTGGTTGGATTGAATTCTTTAGGGATGGCCCCAGGGCCAACCGGTATGCCGCCTATCTCACTTCCCGATACCGTCTTATTACACCAACGATTGTGCTGTATGAGGTTTACAAGAAAATTAAACGAGAACGGGGAGAGGAACGGCCTTGCAGCTTGCCGGATGTCTCCACGCGACTCATGTGA
- a CDS encoding toll/interleukin-1 receptor domain-containing protein, with protein sequence MPDGSGQTYDVFVSYAHADNEKPLGSVAQYGWVTTLAHNLNTGPNHRRKNLFIDHRLKPGDVFSEDLFKTVGHSTLLLLLLSQNYIKSDWCGKELDHFIRTRANDPDKPADVFVVELFPFETFANVPANIQNLRKRLIHAQFWHQPADASVPLLAGDPSPQESGEESARHYWRKLHELRNAIDSRLRTLQPDQPSVSVTVKAPAGPAVVRQAGAKSVLGKVLLADTTEDLVPLRSAVKAALEPEGVVVLPEGDYVGLTPGEFEAEFTRDLGKSQLFVQLLSPTMGRTGRNFTAPLPQLQFDRAVAAKLPIMQWCERSVSPGDIADPGHARLFNTEYLRVINRTAFQSEILAKLHAIVREAEAVRIATSVQPVRAPGKKMIFVDDIAGEKDLNDKLRAWLRDANCDVRGLPPKTILGNNGIDLVQVLKLCHAGITVFADSAKLETVYNRLVFFLNQIAESRLPVNRWGIYVTDDTAQCELGLTSDEVITITEERLPDFVSGLDR encoded by the coding sequence GTGCCGGACGGGTCGGGGCAGACCTACGATGTCTTCGTCAGCTATGCCCATGCGGATAATGAGAAGCCGCTTGGGTCAGTCGCACAGTACGGCTGGGTAACGACGCTCGCCCACAACCTGAACACCGGCCCCAATCATCGCCGCAAGAACCTCTTCATTGACCATCGGCTGAAACCGGGCGATGTTTTTAGTGAGGATCTCTTCAAGACGGTTGGGCACAGTACCTTACTGTTGCTCCTGCTCTCACAGAACTACATCAAATCCGATTGGTGCGGGAAGGAGCTCGACCATTTTATTCGCACTCGGGCGAACGACCCCGACAAGCCAGCGGATGTGTTCGTCGTCGAGCTGTTCCCATTCGAGACCTTTGCCAATGTTCCGGCCAATATCCAGAATCTTCGCAAGCGGCTCATCCATGCACAGTTTTGGCATCAACCAGCAGATGCCTCAGTCCCGTTGTTGGCAGGGGATCCCTCACCCCAGGAGAGTGGTGAAGAGAGCGCCAGACATTACTGGCGGAAGCTGCACGAACTGAGAAACGCGATCGACTCACGACTCCGCACGCTACAGCCTGACCAACCCTCGGTATCCGTTACCGTCAAAGCCCCTGCAGGGCCAGCCGTTGTTCGACAGGCAGGTGCGAAATCAGTACTGGGTAAGGTCCTTCTGGCTGATACGACCGAGGATTTGGTTCCGTTGCGTAGTGCGGTGAAGGCGGCTTTGGAGCCGGAAGGGGTCGTGGTCTTACCAGAGGGGGACTATGTCGGCCTGACACCGGGCGAGTTCGAGGCAGAGTTTACCCGTGACCTCGGAAAGAGCCAGCTCTTTGTCCAACTGCTTTCCCCAACGATGGGACGCACAGGGAGAAATTTCACGGCACCCTTGCCCCAGTTGCAGTTTGATCGTGCCGTCGCAGCCAAACTTCCGATCATGCAATGGTGCGAGCGATCGGTAAGTCCAGGTGACATCGCTGATCCCGGCCATGCCAGGCTGTTCAACACGGAGTATCTGCGTGTCATCAACCGAACGGCGTTTCAAAGTGAAATCCTAGCAAAGCTGCACGCGATCGTGCGGGAGGCCGAGGCTGTCAGAATCGCAACATCGGTACAACCGGTGCGCGCTCCTGGCAAGAAAATGATCTTCGTTGACGACATCGCAGGAGAAAAGGATCTCAACGACAAACTGCGCGCCTGGTTGCGTGACGCGAACTGCGATGTCCGTGGGCTCCCGCCGAAGACCATCCTCGGGAACAACGGGATCGATCTCGTTCAGGTGCTCAAGCTGTGCCACGCAGGTATTACGGTCTTTGCAGATAGCGCCAAGCTGGAGACGGTATACAACCGCCTGGTCTTCTTTCTCAATCAGATTGCTGAATCTCGTTTGCCAGTGAATCGCTGGGGCATCTATGTGACTGATGATACAGCGCAGTGTGAACTCGGATTGACCTCTGATGAGGTGATCACGATCACAGAGGAGCGCTTGCCAGATTTTGTGAGTGGGCTCGATCGATGA
- a CDS encoding DUF2156 domain-containing protein — protein sequence MHNAGRQVAGLSGVYGCDEKRQLTGRMGTVLATFQHASYDWDPMDLVAADSKQMVRALPQVVPGSACFRCDVCCRFPEADSFLRPYFTDHEITQAVAHGLPSAWFPNKSGSQINLVKSSDGEGYLCPAFDAQSGRCGMYEQRPLDCRLYPLALMWDESGQDVLLGWDTKCPFMRDEPSRSVRIYAEQVEQWLRSEAIVEQLVAHPRLIGRFQDDVIVLSKLPHLTTRLMQQRTDPRLHPLTPADAPAFAAAVERAHVLDADRPAAFAFPYHYMWTSVLSYWWMELDGTWFLFAQSPDGWFMPLPPLGPGSLDQAVDQAFTLMQRWNGPSPVSRIEQVMDSQKSNMRVEGIQFRSKEGDYLYSAAALATLAGDPYKSQRALCNRAAREQAILIEPYRTSDQADCEALYRRWAAQKCQHNLDQLGTLLLEDAEPAHRLVFQEHDRIAVSGTVFRVNNEVLAYTFGYWLTPQTWCVLLEVADRSVPGLAQWVFRETCRVVRAQGAVWINAMDDVGLPGLRAAKLAYHPTTVLTTWIATRTTT from the coding sequence ATGCACAACGCAGGTCGACAAGTGGCCGGTCTATCCGGGGTCTATGGATGCGATGAGAAAAGGCAGCTCACTGGTCGGATGGGAACCGTTCTTGCTACCTTTCAGCATGCGTCGTATGATTGGGACCCGATGGATCTTGTTGCAGCGGATTCCAAACAAATGGTAAGGGCTCTGCCGCAAGTCGTGCCGGGATCGGCCTGTTTCCGCTGCGACGTCTGTTGCCGCTTCCCGGAGGCCGATAGTTTTCTTCGCCCTTACTTTACGGATCACGAAATCACCCAAGCGGTCGCGCATGGCCTCCCGTCTGCATGGTTCCCAAACAAGTCCGGTTCGCAGATCAATCTCGTTAAAAGCTCAGACGGCGAAGGATATCTCTGCCCCGCGTTTGATGCGCAGTCAGGTCGATGCGGCATGTATGAGCAACGGCCGCTGGATTGTCGGCTGTACCCATTGGCCTTGATGTGGGACGAATCCGGCCAGGACGTGCTTCTTGGGTGGGATACGAAATGTCCCTTCATGAGAGACGAGCCGTCTCGTTCGGTTCGGATTTATGCCGAGCAAGTCGAGCAGTGGTTGAGGAGCGAGGCGATCGTCGAACAACTTGTTGCGCATCCGCGGCTGATCGGTCGTTTCCAAGATGATGTGATTGTTCTCAGCAAGCTTCCTCATCTGACGACTCGATTGATGCAACAGCGAACCGATCCTCGACTCCATCCACTCACTCCGGCGGATGCGCCGGCATTTGCCGCTGCCGTGGAACGTGCTCACGTGCTTGATGCGGATAGGCCGGCAGCATTTGCATTCCCCTACCACTACATGTGGACCTCGGTTCTCTCCTATTGGTGGATGGAATTGGACGGCACCTGGTTCCTGTTTGCTCAGTCGCCGGATGGATGGTTCATGCCCCTTCCACCGCTCGGTCCAGGTTCGTTGGATCAGGCGGTGGACCAGGCGTTTACGTTGATGCAGCGGTGGAACGGTCCCTCACCGGTGAGCCGCATCGAACAGGTGATGGATTCACAAAAATCGAACATGCGTGTTGAGGGGATCCAATTCCGTTCGAAAGAAGGGGATTACCTGTATTCCGCTGCGGCGCTGGCAACCTTGGCTGGGGATCCGTACAAGTCTCAGAGGGCGCTCTGTAATCGTGCGGCAAGGGAGCAGGCGATCCTGATCGAACCCTATCGTACATCGGATCAGGCCGACTGTGAGGCGCTCTATCGACGATGGGCGGCGCAGAAGTGTCAGCATAATCTGGATCAGCTGGGAACACTGTTGCTGGAGGATGCCGAACCGGCCCATCGACTGGTGTTTCAGGAGCATGATCGGATTGCGGTGTCCGGTACGGTGTTCAGAGTCAACAACGAGGTCCTCGCTTATACCTTCGGCTATTGGCTGACTCCCCAGACGTGGTGTGTTCTCTTGGAGGTTGCGGATCGATCCGTTCCCGGTCTCGCCCAGTGGGTCTTCCGCGAAACCTGTCGTGTAGTAAGGGCGCAAGGGGCGGTTTGGATCAACGCCATGGATGATGTCGGGCTTCCAGGCTTGCGTGCGGCGAAGTTGGCCTATCACCCGACCACAGTCTTGACGACCTGGATCGCAACAAGGACGACCACATGA
- a CDS encoding CbbQ/NirQ/NorQ/GpvN family protein codes for MQQVREIDVAQYRIVQEPFYAEVCGEVGLFSIAAEQKLPVMLKGPTGCGKTRFVQYMAYKLGRPLITVACHEDLTASDLVGRYLLKGQETVWMDGPLTVGVKHGAIVYLDEVVEARKDTTVIIHPLSDDRRVLPIEKKGQIVEATDEFMLVISYNPGYQSVLKDLKQSTKQRFMAIEFDYPAPDIESRVIQREAGVEPTIAGNLVKLGQKVRNLRNHGLEEGVSTRLLIYAGTLIKQGVPPARACDVAVARPITDDADMQRAILELVKAIF; via the coding sequence ATGCAGCAGGTACGCGAAATTGATGTGGCGCAGTATCGGATTGTGCAGGAGCCGTTTTATGCCGAGGTCTGTGGGGAGGTCGGCCTGTTTTCCATCGCAGCTGAGCAAAAACTGCCGGTGATGCTCAAGGGGCCGACCGGCTGCGGGAAGACCCGGTTTGTGCAGTACATGGCCTATAAGCTCGGTCGACCGTTGATCACGGTGGCTTGTCATGAAGATCTGACGGCTTCGGACTTGGTCGGTCGGTATCTTCTCAAGGGACAGGAGACGGTCTGGATGGATGGGCCATTGACCGTCGGCGTGAAGCATGGGGCTATCGTGTATCTCGACGAAGTGGTTGAAGCGAGGAAGGATACGACCGTTATCATTCACCCCCTCAGCGATGACCGCCGCGTGCTCCCGATCGAGAAGAAGGGGCAGATTGTGGAAGCTACCGACGAGTTTATGCTGGTGATCTCCTACAACCCTGGGTATCAAAGTGTGCTCAAAGATCTGAAGCAAAGCACGAAGCAGCGATTCATGGCGATCGAATTCGATTATCCCGCTCCGGACATCGAATCGCGGGTGATTCAGCGTGAAGCCGGGGTGGAGCCGACGATTGCGGGCAATCTCGTCAAGCTCGGCCAAAAAGTTCGGAATCTCAGAAATCATGGTCTCGAGGAAGGAGTCAGTACCAGACTCTTGATCTATGCCGGGACCTTGATCAAGCAGGGGGTTCCACCGGCGAGAGCCTGCGATGTCGCCGTTGCCCGTCCGATTACCGATGATGCGGATATGCAGCGGGCGATACTCGAATTGGTCAAAGCCATCTTCTAG
- a CDS encoding glutathione S-transferase N-terminal domain-containing protein — protein sequence MTLYHVDWCPDCIVVLRKLADLGLPYDPVIVPDSRRMRTQVYDVSGQYYVPVLKDGDLVLTETEDILAYLDERAQAGTAGTPTTTQFQSQARTTPEAPHPDDEHPSCRLK from the coding sequence ATGACCCTCTATCATGTCGACTGGTGCCCGGACTGCATTGTGGTTCTGCGCAAGCTGGCCGACTTGGGACTACCCTATGACCCCGTCATTGTGCCGGACAGCCGGCGCATGCGCACACAAGTATATGACGTCTCCGGTCAGTATTATGTACCAGTCCTCAAGGACGGCGATCTGGTTCTAACGGAAACTGAAGATATTCTGGCCTATTTGGACGAGCGTGCCCAAGCAGGCACCGCGGGCACTCCGACAACTACCCAGTTTCAGTCTCAAGCCCGTACCACACCAGAGGCACCACACCCAGACGACGAACATCCCTCTTGTCGGCTTAAGTAA
- a CDS encoding PAS domain S-box protein has protein sequence MTHSEERTTSTARRYEWITFVMVLLTLATLGVGTFMLARVERSIVAAVWLPLLMLLLWSTSRLRAEYRQAQQESAWARAAEAALLQSQERNRAIVDTALDGVITIDAAGIVTEWNAQATAIFGWAREEAMGRPLSETIIPERDREAHASGVREYLKTGVGPVLNRRIEIAARHRDGHEFPVELAVSPARIGETYIFSAFVRDITDRRRAERRLASQYAVTRVLSESITLEQAVPKIIQAVGESLEWDLGVFWRLEKQSGTLRCLNHWQVATGTTDEFITEVQSQVFKSGVGLPGKILESGSPVWIRDVSMDPTFIRADLAAKTGVRSAFGFPIRIGGDIEGVIEFFSHQVRESDPELISMIADVGLKIGQFGERTRAEEALRQTEAQLRQSQKMEAVGRLAGGVAHDFNNLLTVIRGYSELILSRLAPGDPARREMDEVKKAADRAAGLTSQLLAFSRRQFVAAKVLDLNALVMNMDGMLRRLLGEDVVELSADLDQKLWAIKADPGQIEQVIMNLAVNARDAMPTGGKLTIQTRNVTIGKGSRRQTVMLEPGAYVLLEVKDTGHGMSEETQAHLFEPFFTTKEKGKGTGLGLSTVYGIVKQSGGTIAIESKMGQGTVCKIYFPKVNEAVHAAPSVSGLISRAIGRETILVVEDDPSVRGLVQETLRLSGYEVLVARHGIEALLTGAKFLGPIHLLLTDVAMPQMSGPEVAEKLTVVRPELKVLYMSGYPDHPVFDQGGGKRDTAFLHKPFTPNVLTQKVRDVLDGKKVA, from the coding sequence ATGACGCATTCGGAAGAGCGAACAACCTCAACGGCTCGACGGTATGAGTGGATCACCTTTGTGATGGTCCTTCTCACGTTGGCCACGCTTGGAGTGGGAACCTTCATGCTCGCTCGTGTGGAACGGAGTATCGTTGCCGCCGTCTGGCTTCCCCTCTTGATGCTGCTACTCTGGTCGACCAGCCGATTGCGCGCAGAATATCGGCAAGCGCAGCAGGAAAGCGCATGGGCGCGTGCCGCTGAAGCGGCGTTGCTCCAGAGCCAGGAACGGAATCGGGCGATCGTCGACACGGCTCTTGATGGGGTGATTACGATCGATGCGGCCGGCATCGTGACGGAGTGGAATGCGCAGGCCACGGCCATCTTTGGATGGGCGAGGGAGGAGGCGATGGGGAGGCCGCTCTCAGAGACCATTATTCCGGAACGTGACCGGGAGGCCCACGCGAGCGGGGTTCGCGAATATCTGAAGACCGGAGTCGGTCCGGTGTTGAATCGGCGGATCGAAATTGCAGCGCGGCATCGGGATGGTCATGAGTTTCCGGTGGAGCTTGCCGTCTCACCGGCGCGGATCGGAGAAACCTACATCTTCAGCGCGTTCGTGCGCGATATCACGGATCGTCGTCGAGCCGAGCGGCGTCTGGCTTCCCAATATGCCGTGACACGGGTGCTCTCCGAATCGATCACCCTGGAGCAAGCGGTTCCCAAAATTATTCAGGCAGTCGGCGAGAGTCTCGAATGGGATCTCGGGGTATTTTGGAGACTGGAGAAGCAGTCAGGCACGTTGCGCTGCCTCAACCATTGGCAGGTGGCAACGGGTACGACCGATGAATTCATCACCGAGGTGCAGTCCCAGGTCTTTAAGTCAGGGGTGGGATTACCCGGCAAGATTTTAGAAAGCGGAAGTCCTGTTTGGATCAGAGACGTATCGATGGATCCCACCTTTATTCGTGCCGATTTGGCTGCCAAGACGGGGGTTCGGAGCGCCTTTGGGTTTCCGATCCGGATCGGCGGGGACATCGAGGGGGTGATCGAGTTTTTCAGTCATCAGGTTCGCGAATCGGATCCTGAGTTGATCAGTATGATCGCCGATGTTGGGTTGAAGATCGGGCAATTCGGGGAGCGGACGAGAGCCGAGGAGGCATTACGCCAGACAGAGGCGCAACTCCGGCAGTCCCAAAAAATGGAGGCGGTCGGACGGCTTGCCGGCGGCGTGGCCCATGATTTTAACAATTTGCTGACGGTCATTCGCGGCTATAGCGAATTGATTCTGAGTCGTTTGGCGCCCGGAGATCCTGCCCGGCGGGAGATGGACGAAGTGAAGAAGGCCGCCGATCGGGCGGCAGGTTTAACCAGCCAACTCTTGGCGTTCAGCCGGCGACAGTTTGTGGCGGCCAAGGTCCTGGATTTGAATGCGCTGGTCATGAATATGGACGGGATGCTGCGGCGGCTGTTAGGCGAGGATGTCGTGGAGCTCTCCGCGGATCTCGATCAGAAGCTCTGGGCCATCAAGGCGGATCCCGGACAGATTGAGCAGGTGATCATGAATCTGGCCGTGAATGCACGGGATGCCATGCCGACGGGTGGGAAGCTGACGATTCAGACTCGAAACGTCACCATCGGGAAGGGATCCCGACGTCAGACGGTGATGCTTGAGCCTGGTGCCTACGTGTTGCTCGAGGTGAAGGATACCGGGCATGGCATGAGTGAAGAAACGCAAGCCCATCTATTTGAGCCGTTTTTTACCACGAAAGAAAAGGGGAAAGGGACGGGGCTTGGGTTGTCGACGGTCTACGGGATCGTCAAGCAAAGCGGCGGAACGATCGCGATTGAGAGCAAGATGGGGCAGGGAACCGTCTGCAAGATCTATTTCCCGAAAGTGAACGAGGCCGTCCACGCGGCCCCAAGCGTCAGTGGATTGATCAGTCGAGCGATCGGTCGAGAGACCATTCTGGTCGTCGAGGATGATCCCTCGGTTCGCGGTCTTGTGCAAGAGACCCTCCGCCTCAGCGGCTATGAGGTGTTGGTTGCTCGTCACGGTATCGAGGCGCTTCTGACAGGTGCCAAATTTTTGGGGCCGATCCATCTTCTCTTGACCGACGTGGCGATGCCACAGATGAGTGGGCCGGAGGTGGCGGAGAAGTTGACGGTGGTGCGGCCGGAGCTCAAGGTGCTGTACATGTCCGGATACCCCGACCATCCGGTGTTCGACCAGGGAGGGGGCAAGCGGGACACGGCCTTTCTCCATAAACCGTTTACGCCGAATGTCCTCACCCAAAAAGTCCGAGACGTGCTCGACGGGAAAAAGGTCGCATAG
- a CDS encoding type II toxin-antitoxin system Phd/YefM family antitoxin, with protein sequence MKSTTKTVNIHEAKTHFSKLLAAVAKGQRITICKDGTPVAQLGPLDPPVPVRRPGLLKGRVTIADDFDEPLSAEVLAAFEHGV encoded by the coding sequence ATGAAATCTACGACGAAGACCGTCAATATTCATGAGGCCAAGACCCATTTTTCAAAACTCTTGGCTGCTGTAGCGAAAGGTCAGCGGATCACGATTTGCAAAGACGGGACACCTGTGGCGCAGCTTGGACCGCTTGATCCGCCTGTTCCTGTCCGTCGTCCCGGTCTCTTAAAAGGGCGTGTCACTATTGCGGACGATTTTGATGAGCCGTTATCAGCAGAGGTGCTGGCTGCCTTCGAGCATGGGGTATGA